The Saliniramus fredricksonii genome segment CGTTTGCGCACCACCGCGCAGAAGCGCACGCGCCACGGCATTCGCCGTCGAGCCCGTGGTGACGACGTCATCAATGACGAGCACCCGTTTCTGCGCGAGCCGCAGCCGCGCGCTCTCCGCCACACGAAAGGCGCCGGAGAGATTGTCACGGCGCTGGCTGCGGGTGAGGCCGACCTGGCTGCGGGTGATCTTGACACGCCGCAGGGCCTGCATGTCGCAAGGGATCTGCGCATGGCGCGCAATGACCTGCGCGAGCGCCGCCGCCTGGTTGAAGCGCCGCCGCCACAGCCGCCAGCGATGCAGCGGCACCGGGACGACCAGATCCGCATCGGCGAGAAGCTCGCTGCCGGCGCGCAGCATCATCCGGCCCAGCGCCTCGGAAAGCTCGATACGGTCGTTGTATTTCAGCTTGTGGACGAGCGACCGCGCAGCCCCGTCATAGGCCGCGACGGCGCGGGCGCGCTGGAAGACCGGCGGATCGGCGATCGCGGCGGGCGAATGCAGCGTGCCGCCGATATCGAGGGCGAATGGCGTGCCGAGTCGCTCGCAATACGGGCGCTCGATGAAACGGATCGTCGTCCAGCAATCGGCACACAGTGCCTGCGGGCGATCGACCGCTGCACCGCAGGCGATGCAGGAGGGCGGATAGATCAGGCCAAGACCCGCCCGCGCGGTCTGCGCAAGATCCGCCTCGGGCAACCGCATCCGGGACCATCGCAGTGCCGGCAGGCTGATGCGCGCGCCCCGCGCCAGCAGGGCCCGCCAGCGTGAAGGCGGCCCCGATCCCGCGCCAACGGCGCCGCCCGCCCCGTTCTCGGTCGTCTCCATCCGCGCCCTCGGCCCAACGCTGCGCCGTGGCAGATCGGCGCAAAACTCACGAAGTCGATCATGCACCGCAACAGGCTCATGGCAACCCTGTAGCGAATCGATTCGCCTCAGAACCATCGAAAGTTGGTCGCATTTCATGAAATGCGTTCGGCGCCGCACAATCGCATTTCGTGCAGAAGACGCGCATCTGGTGAAATTTTGCTCTCGGCTGGTGCCTCGGCTGCGGCGCGATGGCGCGCTCTGGCGCAGTATCCAGTCAAGAACGGTTCCATCGAAGCAACATCGTTTCGATTGATGCAAGAAGCGGCATAAGCCGCGATTCGGGATTCGGCGCCGTATGGGCGCTGCCAGCCAAGGGAGGAAATTGATCGCATGATACCCCCAGCCTTCGAATACCACCGGCCCACGGATATTGCCGGGGCGCTCGGTGTCATCGCCGAGCATGGCGACGAGGCGCGCGTCATTGCGGGCGGGCACAGCCTGATCCCGATGATGAAGCTGCGCATGGTCGAGATCGCCCATCTGATCGATCTCCAGGACGTCGCCGATCTCAAGGGCATCAGCGTCGGCGAGACGATCCGCATCGGCGCGATGGTGACCCAGCACGATCTCATCAACGACGAGGCGCTCGCCGAAGCCGCGCCGATCCTGCGCGAGGCCGCATTGCAGATCGCCGATCCGCAGGTGCGCTATTGCGGCACGGTGGGCGGCAATGTCGCCAATGGCGATCCCGGCAACGACATGCCCGGCCTGATGCAATGCCTCGACGCGACCTTCACCCTGGTCGGCCCCGACGGCGCCCGCGACGTCCCTGCCCGCGAATTCTACGAGGCGGCCTATACCACAACCCGTGAGGATGACGAGATCCTCACCGCGATCAGCTTCGCGCGCCCTGCCGGCGGCTACGCCTATGAAAAGCAGAAGCGCAAGATCGGCGATTACGCCACCGCTGCCGCGGCGGTGCTGATCGGCAAGGATGCAGGCAAGATCACCTCTGCCTCCATCGCCATGACCAACCTCTCCGACATTCCGATCTTCTCGGAAGCCGCCGGCGACGCGCTCACGGGGACCGACGGGACCGGCGAGGCGCTGGATAAAGCGGTCGCGGCAATGCTCGCGGATATCGATCCGACCGAAGACAATCGCGGTCCGGTGGAATTCAAGAAACACGTCGCCGGCGTGATCCTGCGCCGCGCCATCGCGCGCGCTGTCGATCGCGCCTGAGCGGGGAGGATTACATGGCTGATAAAATGCATCTCAAGCTCACCATCAATGGCGAGCAGTTCGAAACCCTGTGCGAGCCGCGTGAATTGCTGATTCACGTGCTGCGCGAGCGTTTCAACATCACCGGGCCGCATATTGGCTGCGAGACCTCGCATTGCGGGGCCTGCACGGTTGATCTCGACGGCAAGTCCGTCAAGGCCTGCACGCTCTTCGCCGCCCAGGCGCAGGGGGCGACCATCACCACTGTCGAGGGGCTGGCCAGCCCCGAGGGCATGCATGTGCTCCAGGAGATGTTCCGCGAGCA includes the following:
- a CDS encoding ComF family protein, whose amino-acid sequence is MRLPEADLAQTARAGLGLIYPPSCIACGAAVDRPQALCADCWTTIRFIERPYCERLGTPFALDIGGTLHSPAAIADPPVFQRARAVAAYDGAARSLVHKLKYNDRIELSEALGRMMLRAGSELLADADLVVPVPLHRWRLWRRRFNQAAALAQVIARHAQIPCDMQALRRVKITRSQVGLTRSQRRDNLSGAFRVAESARLRLAQKRVLVIDDVVTTGSTANAVARALLRGGAQTVDVLSFACVVTES
- a CDS encoding FAD binding domain-containing protein, translating into MIPPAFEYHRPTDIAGALGVIAEHGDEARVIAGGHSLIPMMKLRMVEIAHLIDLQDVADLKGISVGETIRIGAMVTQHDLINDEALAEAAPILREAALQIADPQVRYCGTVGGNVANGDPGNDMPGLMQCLDATFTLVGPDGARDVPAREFYEAAYTTTREDDEILTAISFARPAGGYAYEKQKRKIGDYATAAAAVLIGKDAGKITSASIAMTNLSDIPIFSEAAGDALTGTDGTGEALDKAVAAMLADIDPTEDNRGPVEFKKHVAGVILRRAIARAVDRA
- a CDS encoding (2Fe-2S)-binding protein gives rise to the protein MADKMHLKLTINGEQFETLCEPRELLIHVLRERFNITGPHIGCETSHCGACTVDLDGKSVKACTLFAAQAQGATITTVEGLASPEGMHVLQEMFREHHGLQCGYCTPGMITRAWRLLQENPDPTEEEVRFGMAGNLCRCTGYQNIIKAILAAAAIMNGRDAAADDAVKTPEEVA